One stretch of Micromonospora echinospora DNA includes these proteins:
- a CDS encoding DUF5682 family protein yields MSAVEAPGGVTFLGVRHHSPACARLVAATVARLRPAYVLVEGPADLNGRMDELLLDHELPIAVFTAHREGTRRHASWSPFCAYSPEWVALTAGREVGAQLRFIDLPAWHPALSDRANRYADADQRYAEAVRRLCATLAVDNVDALWDHLFEIGPDDGLAERLDTYFDVLRGESAAGADDTAREAYMARWVRAARRRAAGRPVLVVTGGFHRPALVRLTAGAGDDGPEDDDWPQVPAPAPDAVAGSYLVPYSFRRLDAFVGYQSGMPSPAYYQRVWQDGPRRAAEALTEAVAARLRARRQPVSTADLIAARTMAGGLARLRGHAHPGRVDVLDGLVSALVTDALDQPLPWATRGTLAPGAHPVVVEMVAALSGDRVGRLHPGTPLPPLVHDVDAELARHRIDPHETVELDLTDAGDLARSRLLHRLRLLDVPGHVRERGPRVGADALLTERWSPAPSADRLARVIEAGGYGPTVSDAVTARVEERVTLLGADVDALATTLFDTAPAGLPEHSTRTLTAIARATGSVTDLRALGRALAVALALWRHDHLLGSAGTAPLGALITAAVRRALWLVEGVRAAAVPADPGRLVALVAVRDAIRHAGPALGLDRDGALAVAGRVAADAAAPPDLRGAALGLAWSLGDVPDASRAVRAVAAPDTLGDWLSGLFALAREEVVAGDAALLTVVDDLLAGMGAHDFLVALPALRQAFGWFPPRERAAVARHVQALRGGDAPPGDVLRLDADPLLVAAARAVEERVDAVLIREGLWEGDGR; encoded by the coding sequence GTGAGCGCCGTCGAGGCGCCCGGCGGCGTCACGTTCCTCGGCGTCCGGCACCACAGCCCGGCCTGCGCACGGCTTGTGGCTGCCACTGTGGCGCGCCTGCGCCCGGCGTACGTGCTGGTGGAGGGTCCGGCGGACCTGAACGGGCGGATGGACGAGCTGCTGCTCGACCACGAGCTGCCGATCGCCGTGTTCACCGCGCACCGCGAGGGCACGCGGCGGCACGCCTCCTGGAGCCCGTTCTGCGCGTACTCGCCGGAGTGGGTGGCGCTGACCGCAGGCCGGGAGGTGGGCGCGCAGCTGCGCTTCATCGACCTGCCCGCGTGGCATCCCGCGCTGAGCGACCGCGCCAACCGGTACGCCGACGCCGACCAGCGGTACGCCGAGGCGGTCCGGCGGCTCTGCGCCACGCTGGCAGTGGACAACGTGGACGCGCTCTGGGACCACCTGTTCGAGATCGGCCCGGACGACGGGCTGGCCGAGCGCCTGGACACGTACTTCGACGTGCTGCGCGGCGAGTCGGCGGCCGGGGCTGACGACACCGCCCGGGAGGCGTACATGGCCCGCTGGGTACGCGCCGCCCGCCGCCGGGCCGCCGGCCGCCCGGTGCTTGTGGTGACCGGTGGTTTCCACCGTCCCGCCCTGGTCCGGCTCACCGCCGGGGCAGGGGACGACGGGCCGGAGGACGACGACTGGCCGCAGGTGCCCGCCCCGGCGCCCGACGCGGTGGCGGGCAGCTATCTCGTGCCGTACTCGTTCCGGCGGCTCGACGCGTTCGTCGGCTACCAGTCCGGGATGCCGTCCCCGGCGTACTACCAGCGGGTCTGGCAGGACGGTCCGCGCCGGGCCGCGGAGGCGCTCACCGAGGCGGTCGCGGCCCGGCTGCGCGCCCGGCGGCAGCCCGTCTCCACCGCCGATCTGATCGCCGCCCGGACGATGGCCGGTGGTCTCGCCCGGTTGCGCGGCCACGCCCACCCGGGCCGCGTCGACGTGCTCGACGGGCTGGTGTCCGCGCTGGTCACCGACGCGCTCGACCAGCCGCTGCCGTGGGCGACCCGGGGAACCCTGGCGCCCGGCGCGCACCCGGTGGTGGTGGAGATGGTGGCCGCGCTCAGCGGTGACCGGGTGGGCCGCCTGCACCCGGGCACGCCGCTGCCGCCGCTCGTGCACGACGTCGACGCCGAGCTGGCACGGCACCGGATCGACCCGCACGAGACGGTCGAGCTGGACCTGACCGACGCCGGCGACCTGGCCCGCAGCCGCCTGCTGCACCGGCTGCGGCTGCTCGACGTACCCGGTCATGTCCGCGAACGCGGCCCGCGCGTGGGCGCCGACGCGCTGCTCACCGAACGCTGGTCGCCCGCGCCGTCGGCGGACCGGCTCGCCCGGGTGATCGAGGCCGGCGGGTACGGGCCGACCGTCTCCGACGCGGTCACCGCCCGGGTCGAGGAGCGGGTGACGCTGCTCGGCGCGGACGTGGACGCGCTCGCCACGACGCTGTTCGACACCGCGCCGGCCGGGCTGCCCGAGCACTCCACCCGGACCCTCACCGCGATCGCCCGCGCCACCGGTTCGGTCACCGACCTGCGGGCGCTGGGCCGGGCGCTGGCCGTTGCGCTGGCCCTGTGGCGGCACGACCATCTCCTCGGCAGCGCCGGGACGGCCCCGCTCGGCGCGCTGATCACCGCCGCCGTACGCCGGGCGCTCTGGCTTGTCGAGGGCGTACGTGCGGCGGCCGTGCCGGCCGACCCGGGACGGCTGGTCGCGCTCGTGGCGGTCCGGGACGCGATCCGCCATGCCGGCCCGGCGCTCGGGCTCGACCGGGACGGCGCGCTGGCGGTGGCCGGGCGGGTCGCGGCCGACGCGGCGGCCCCGCCGGACCTGCGCGGCGCGGCCCTGGGCCTGGCCTGGTCGCTCGGGGACGTGCCGGACGCCTCCCGGGCGGTCCGGGCCGTGGCCGCGCCGGACACGCTCGGCGACTGGCTGTCCGGGCTGTTCGCGCTGGCCCGGGAGGAGGTGGTGGCCGGCGACGCCGCGCTGCTCACAGTCGTCGACGACCTGCTGGCCGGGATGGGCGCGCACGACTTCCTGGTGGCGTTGCCGGCGCTGCGGCAGGCGTTCGGCTGGTTCCCGCCGCGTGAGCGGGCGGCGGTGGCCCGGCACGTGCAGGCGCTGCGCGGCGGCGACGCGCCGCCCGGTGACGTGCTGCGGCTGGACGCGGACCCGCTGCTGGTGGCCGCCGCCCGCGCGGTGGAGGAGCGGGTCGACGCGGTGCTGATCCGGGAGGGGCTGTGGGAGGGGGACGGGAGGTGA
- a CDS encoding ATP-binding protein: MTVLDPAAERAQRPPAEVRYADELAALAANDSDPRPPGWRLSLRAARRFILGDPAAAIRRKFVGDPSLIDRALVALATSRGLMLVGEPGTAKSLLSELLAAAVSGDSTLTIQGGAATTEDQIRYSWNYALLVADGPSPRALVPAPLLRGMAEGRVVRFEEITRCPLEVQDCLLSPLSDRVLAIPELPGADAMVFAREGFNVIATANTRDRGVNEMSAALKRRFNFETVFPIPDLGTELELVEAEAGELLRRSGVTAPPRRDLLEVLVTTFRELRTGITERGDAMERLSAVMSTAEAVSVAHAVGLRGWFLRGEPGDAADLVACLAGTAAKDDAEDLARLRRYLEQQVSRRSGAQWRAVHDARHLLPG, encoded by the coding sequence GTGACCGTGCTCGACCCGGCCGCCGAGCGGGCGCAGCGGCCTCCGGCCGAGGTGCGGTACGCCGACGAGCTGGCCGCGCTGGCCGCGAACGACAGCGATCCGCGCCCGCCCGGCTGGCGGCTGAGCCTGCGCGCCGCGCGCCGGTTCATCCTCGGCGACCCGGCCGCCGCGATCCGGCGCAAGTTCGTCGGCGATCCGTCGCTGATCGACCGGGCGCTGGTGGCGCTGGCGACCAGCCGCGGGCTGATGCTCGTCGGCGAGCCCGGCACCGCCAAGTCGCTGCTGTCGGAGCTGCTCGCGGCCGCGGTCAGCGGCGACTCCACGCTCACCATCCAGGGCGGCGCGGCCACCACCGAGGACCAGATCCGCTACTCGTGGAACTACGCGCTGCTGGTCGCCGACGGCCCGTCGCCGCGCGCGCTGGTGCCGGCGCCGCTGCTGCGCGGCATGGCCGAAGGGCGGGTGGTCCGCTTCGAGGAGATCACCCGCTGTCCGCTGGAGGTGCAGGACTGCCTGCTCTCCCCGCTGTCGGACCGGGTGCTCGCCATTCCGGAGCTGCCGGGCGCCGACGCCATGGTGTTCGCCCGCGAGGGCTTCAACGTGATCGCCACCGCGAACACCCGGGACCGGGGCGTCAACGAGATGAGCGCCGCGCTGAAGCGGCGGTTCAACTTCGAGACCGTGTTCCCGATCCCCGACCTCGGCACCGAGCTGGAACTGGTCGAGGCCGAGGCGGGCGAGTTGCTGCGCCGCTCCGGCGTGACCGCGCCGCCCCGGCGGGACCTGCTGGAGGTGCTGGTCACCACGTTCCGGGAGCTGCGGACCGGGATCACCGAACGCGGCGACGCGATGGAGCGGCTGTCCGCGGTGATGAGCACCGCCGAGGCGGTCTCGGTGGCGCACGCGGTCGGGCTGCGCGGCTGGTTCCTGCGCGGGGAGCCCGGCGACGCCGCCGACCTGGTCGCCTGCCTGGCCGGCACCGCCGCGAAGGACGACGCGGAGGACCTGGCCCGGCTGCGGCGCTACCTGGAGCAGCAGGTGTCCCGCCGCTCCGGCGCGCAGTGGCGGGCGGTGCACGACGCCCGGCATTTGCTGCCCGGGTGA
- a CDS encoding DUF4132 domain-containing protein, producing MRRFEFVGGGSAKFWEVGQSDATVTVRYGSIGSQGRTQVKELGSPAEAAAHADRLIAEKLRKGYAETTVAPSAGHTGAPVVEPTAPGHDPEAAGADPAGAGSAGAGSAGSDPAGAPSPAGELPDEDAFEVPAGWRRMLIPRRDGTPAPALPSAAKGRAAGQKLLESLAGQAASTARVSVDPELGPALRGYLDGRPGPLGGAALVAAVGAALDYRMRDQQGHALADLLVADLGPAGAAVAATEQITVAAGSVPSFPLSRTEATNAHNYIHWRLRRSVLRRVRAHLAAAGDADYGAARAALVPYRSGPLPARAVTSFLLPTEREWVARDVADVAREGGPLLAELLLCAVDDVDAVHALQGQQTVYRLMYDMAPIVTATAAVGSPIAPVLIGWFDHEHSGGDARQRLVSLLAALPGDEPMAALLDRLDRRYVPPAVTEMLRRFPVRGVRLLSPAAEGRSPAAREAATLLRAHVLANPAAVEAALPVLTPAQRERIEQVRDSASGLPVAGPDRLPPVLVTPPWSVRRTRSAPPVLSGLDRPAGSTTAWLPGERERWAAIVPGWSGYWRGNDMTVLAAEVAAGGAGSYAAIHFFVRAGEELARPLLPGWRPDESWGADGWMLRLAGRYELDALPAALHLARTAPKSVGEVLLPYADGEVADLMADWLDRLKTVRPVARAWLRRHPEFATRALLPAALGAPGSRRRAAERALRLVAAEHRDLVLGVAREHGEEALAAATVMLDADPLAQLPARMPSLPAWLDPAVLPQVLLRDRSAALPADAVRHLCTMLAISSPGEPYPGVEIVRAACDTDSLAEFAWALFECWQGAGAPSKDGWAFTGLGLLGDDSTARQLAPLVRAWPGESQHTRAVTGLEVLAQIGTDVALMHLYGISQKVKFRGLREQAARKVIEVADGLGLTPEQLGDRLVPDLGLDADGSLILDYGPRRFTVGFDEQLKPYVVDGAGARRKDLPKPGARDDATLAPAAHKRFAGLKKDVRTLAADQIRRFETAMVTGRRWPAADFRRYFLSHPLLWHVVRRLVWVTVDDAGAVGAAFRVAEDRTLADVDDETYTLPDDATVTIAHPLHLGAAVPAWAEVFADYEILQPFPQLGREVHRLDEAERTEKLLHRHMGVTVPAGRLLSLERRGWRRGAPQDAGIQSWLEREVPGGRAVVIDLDPGIAVGLVDMFPDQKIEAIWVNDVPYGDWFQRGGKVRLRDLDDVTVSEVLRDLAEVTR from the coding sequence GTGCGCAGATTCGAGTTCGTGGGCGGCGGTTCGGCCAAGTTCTGGGAGGTCGGGCAGAGCGACGCGACGGTGACGGTCCGCTATGGATCCATCGGCTCCCAGGGCCGCACCCAGGTCAAGGAGCTGGGTTCGCCGGCCGAGGCCGCCGCGCACGCCGACCGGCTGATCGCGGAGAAACTGCGCAAGGGGTACGCCGAGACGACAGTCGCGCCTTCCGCCGGGCACACCGGAGCGCCCGTCGTCGAGCCGACTGCGCCGGGCCACGACCCGGAAGCGGCCGGCGCCGATCCGGCCGGCGCTGGTTCGGCCGGCGCTGGTTCGGCCGGTAGTGACCCGGCCGGGGCGCCGTCGCCCGCCGGTGAGCTGCCGGACGAGGACGCGTTCGAGGTCCCGGCCGGCTGGCGACGGATGCTGATCCCGCGCCGGGACGGCACACCCGCCCCGGCCCTGCCGTCCGCCGCGAAAGGCCGCGCCGCCGGGCAGAAACTGCTGGAGTCGCTGGCCGGCCAGGCCGCCTCCACCGCACGGGTCTCCGTCGATCCGGAGCTGGGCCCGGCGCTGCGTGGCTACCTCGACGGTCGGCCCGGTCCGCTGGGCGGGGCGGCGCTGGTGGCGGCGGTGGGCGCGGCGCTGGACTATCGGATGCGCGACCAGCAGGGGCACGCCCTCGCCGACCTGCTGGTCGCCGACCTCGGCCCGGCCGGCGCGGCGGTCGCCGCGACCGAGCAGATCACCGTGGCCGCCGGATCGGTGCCCTCGTTTCCACTGAGCCGCACCGAGGCGACGAACGCCCACAACTACATCCACTGGCGCCTGCGCCGGTCGGTGCTGCGCCGGGTCCGCGCGCACCTCGCGGCGGCCGGCGACGCCGACTACGGCGCGGCCCGCGCCGCGCTGGTCCCGTACCGGTCCGGGCCGCTGCCGGCGCGGGCGGTCACCTCGTTCCTGCTGCCGACCGAGCGGGAGTGGGTGGCCCGGGACGTCGCCGACGTGGCGCGCGAGGGGGGTCCGCTGCTCGCGGAGCTGCTGCTCTGCGCGGTCGACGACGTGGACGCCGTCCACGCCCTTCAGGGGCAGCAGACGGTCTACCGGCTGATGTACGACATGGCGCCGATCGTCACCGCCACCGCGGCGGTCGGGTCGCCGATCGCGCCGGTGCTGATCGGCTGGTTCGACCACGAGCACAGTGGCGGGGACGCGCGGCAGCGGCTGGTGTCGCTGCTGGCGGCCCTGCCCGGTGACGAGCCGATGGCGGCGCTGCTCGACCGGCTGGACCGCAGGTACGTCCCGCCCGCGGTGACGGAGATGCTGCGCCGCTTCCCGGTGCGCGGCGTGCGCCTGCTCTCCCCGGCCGCCGAGGGGCGCAGCCCGGCCGCGCGGGAGGCCGCCACGTTGCTGCGCGCCCACGTGCTGGCCAACCCGGCCGCTGTCGAGGCGGCGCTGCCGGTGCTGACCCCGGCGCAGCGGGAACGGATCGAGCAGGTCCGCGACAGCGCCTCCGGGCTGCCGGTCGCCGGACCGGACCGCCTGCCGCCGGTGCTGGTGACGCCGCCCTGGTCGGTCCGCCGGACGCGATCCGCTCCGCCGGTGCTGAGCGGGCTGGACCGGCCCGCCGGTTCCACGACGGCCTGGCTGCCGGGGGAGCGGGAGCGGTGGGCCGCGATCGTGCCCGGCTGGTCCGGCTACTGGCGGGGCAACGACATGACGGTGCTCGCCGCCGAGGTCGCCGCCGGCGGGGCCGGGTCCTACGCCGCGATCCACTTCTTCGTCCGGGCCGGCGAGGAACTGGCCCGGCCGCTGCTGCCCGGCTGGCGGCCCGACGAGTCCTGGGGCGCCGACGGGTGGATGCTCCGCCTCGCCGGCCGGTACGAGCTGGACGCGCTGCCCGCCGCGCTGCACCTGGCCCGCACCGCGCCGAAGAGCGTCGGCGAGGTCCTGCTGCCGTACGCCGACGGCGAGGTCGCCGACCTGATGGCCGACTGGCTCGACCGGCTCAAGACGGTCCGCCCGGTCGCCCGGGCCTGGCTGCGGCGGCACCCGGAGTTCGCCACGCGGGCGCTGCTTCCCGCGGCCCTCGGCGCGCCCGGGTCACGCCGCCGCGCCGCCGAGCGGGCGCTGCGCCTGGTCGCCGCGGAGCACCGGGATCTGGTCCTGGGCGTGGCCCGGGAGCACGGCGAGGAGGCGCTCGCCGCCGCCACGGTGATGCTCGACGCCGACCCGCTGGCCCAGCTCCCGGCCCGGATGCCGAGCCTGCCGGCGTGGCTGGACCCGGCGGTGCTGCCGCAGGTGCTGCTGCGGGACCGTTCGGCGGCGCTGCCCGCCGACGCGGTACGCCACCTCTGCACGATGCTCGCCATCTCCTCGCCCGGCGAGCCGTACCCGGGGGTGGAGATCGTCCGCGCGGCGTGCGACACCGACTCCCTGGCGGAGTTCGCCTGGGCGCTGTTCGAGTGCTGGCAGGGCGCCGGCGCGCCGTCGAAGGACGGCTGGGCGTTCACCGGGCTGGGCCTGCTCGGCGACGACTCGACAGCGCGGCAGCTCGCGCCGCTGGTCCGGGCCTGGCCGGGCGAGAGCCAGCACACGCGGGCGGTGACCGGCCTGGAGGTGCTGGCGCAGATCGGCACCGACGTGGCGCTGATGCACCTGTACGGCATCTCGCAGAAGGTGAAGTTCCGGGGCCTGCGTGAGCAGGCGGCGCGCAAGGTCATTGAGGTCGCCGACGGGCTGGGCCTGACGCCCGAGCAGCTCGGCGACCGGCTGGTGCCCGACCTCGGGCTGGACGCCGACGGCAGCCTAATCCTCGACTACGGGCCGCGCCGGTTCACTGTGGGCTTCGACGAGCAGCTCAAGCCGTACGTGGTGGACGGAGCGGGGGCTCGCCGCAAGGATCTGCCCAAGCCCGGCGCCAGGGACGACGCCACGCTGGCGCCCGCCGCGCACAAGCGTTTCGCCGGCCTGAAGAAGGACGTGCGCACGCTCGCCGCCGATCAGATCCGCCGATTCGAGACGGCCATGGTGACCGGGCGGCGCTGGCCGGCCGCGGACTTCCGCCGCTACTTCCTGTCCCACCCGCTGCTGTGGCACGTCGTGCGCCGGCTGGTCTGGGTCACAGTGGACGACGCGGGCGCGGTGGGCGCCGCGTTCCGGGTTGCCGAGGACCGCACGCTCGCCGACGTCGACGACGAGACGTACACGCTGCCGGACGACGCGACGGTGACCATCGCGCACCCGTTGCACCTCGGCGCGGCGGTGCCGGCCTGGGCCGAGGTCTTCGCCGACTACGAGATCCTCCAGCCCTTCCCGCAGCTCGGCCGCGAGGTGCACCGGCTGGACGAGGCCGAGCGCACGGAGAAGCTGCTGCACCGGCACATGGGCGTTACGGTCCCGGCCGGGCGGCTGCTCAGCCTGGAACGGCGGGGCTGGCGGCGCGGCGCCCCGCAGGACGCCGGCATCCAGAGCTGGCTGGAACGCGAGGTCCCCGGCGGCCGGGCCGTGGTGATCGACCTCGACCCCGGCATCGCGGTCGGCCTGGTGGACATGTTCCCCGACCAGAAGATCGAGGCGATCTGGGTCAACGACGTGCCGTACGGCGACTGGTTCCAGCGCGGCGGCAAGGTCCGCCTCCGCGACCTGGACGACGTCACCGTCTCCGAGGTGCTGCGCGACCTGGCGGAGGTGACCCGGTGA
- a CDS encoding histidine phosphatase family protein, whose amino-acid sequence MAELASLWIVRHGESTANVAATAAETSGAELIDLTHRDADVPLSPTGEEQARATARWLAELPDSQRPDVAVVSPYLRAVRTAELALDGTGIPASVDERLRDRELGILDGLTGHGVTRRYPDEAQRRTRLGKFYYRPPGGESWTDVALRLRALLGDLRRDHEGGRVLLFGHDALVFLLRYLVEGLTEAELMALTREHVIANCSVTGWHADDSGRLVPDVFNDVAHLRRQGAKPTREDEVHAEPV is encoded by the coding sequence ATGGCGGAGTTGGCATCGCTCTGGATCGTCCGGCACGGGGAGAGCACGGCGAACGTCGCGGCCACGGCGGCCGAGACGTCCGGCGCCGAGCTGATCGACCTCACCCACCGGGACGCCGACGTGCCGCTGTCGCCCACCGGCGAGGAGCAGGCGCGGGCGACCGCCCGGTGGCTGGCCGAGCTGCCGGACTCGCAACGGCCGGACGTGGCGGTGGTGTCGCCGTACCTGCGGGCCGTGCGGACCGCCGAGCTGGCACTGGACGGCACCGGGATCCCGGCAAGCGTCGACGAGCGGCTGCGCGACCGGGAGCTGGGCATCCTCGACGGGCTCACCGGCCACGGCGTGACCCGGCGCTACCCGGATGAGGCGCAGCGGCGCACCCGGCTCGGCAAGTTCTACTACCGGCCGCCCGGCGGCGAGTCCTGGACCGACGTGGCGCTGCGGCTGCGGGCGCTGCTGGGCGACCTGCGCCGCGACCACGAGGGGGGCCGGGTGCTGCTGTTCGGCCACGACGCGCTGGTCTTCCTGCTGCGCTACCTGGTGGAGGGGCTCACCGAGGCGGAGCTGATGGCGCTGACCCGCGAGCACGTGATCGCCAACTGCTCGGTCACCGGCTGGCACGCCGACGACTCCGGCCGGCTCGTGCCGGACGTGTTCAACGACGTCGCCCACCTGCGCCGGCAGGGGGCGAAGCCCACCAGGGAGGACGAGGTCCATGCCGAGCCGGTCTGA
- a CDS encoding NAD(P)H-hydrate dehydratase, whose translation MPSRSDVITPALLRDWALPVPTGGKEARGTVLVVGGSRFTPGAVLLAGVAALRAGAGVLQLAAAESTAASLSIQVPEALVVGLPETDDGAVRGDPGDLLGGLVAEADVVAVGPGLKDIDATGELLRLVLDAAGRKTALVLDAYALGALSHAPDLLVGSGRKVVLTPNLTEAKHLLHRDPGDDLDAEAVELAGRYDAVVSLYGHIATPDGRAWREESGDAGLGTSGSGDVRSGLLAGLLSRGADPAQAACWAAFAHAVSGQRLVPRYGRIGFLARELLDEIPYTIATV comes from the coding sequence ATGCCGAGCCGGTCTGACGTGATCACCCCCGCGTTGCTGCGGGACTGGGCGCTGCCGGTGCCCACCGGCGGCAAGGAGGCGCGCGGCACCGTGCTGGTGGTCGGCGGTTCCCGGTTCACCCCCGGCGCGGTGCTGCTGGCCGGGGTGGCCGCGCTGCGGGCCGGGGCCGGGGTGCTCCAGCTCGCCGCGGCCGAGTCGACGGCCGCGTCGCTGAGCATCCAGGTGCCCGAGGCGCTCGTGGTGGGCCTGCCGGAGACCGACGACGGCGCGGTCCGCGGCGACCCGGGCGACCTGCTCGGCGGCCTGGTCGCCGAGGCGGACGTGGTGGCGGTCGGCCCCGGCCTGAAGGACATCGACGCCACCGGGGAACTGCTGCGCCTGGTCCTGGACGCGGCCGGCCGGAAGACCGCGCTGGTGCTCGACGCGTACGCGCTGGGCGCGCTCAGCCACGCCCCGGACCTGCTGGTCGGCTCCGGCCGCAAGGTGGTGCTCACCCCCAACCTGACCGAGGCGAAGCACCTGCTGCACCGCGATCCGGGCGACGACCTGGACGCCGAGGCGGTGGAACTGGCCGGCCGGTACGACGCGGTGGTGTCGCTCTACGGGCACATCGCGACGCCGGACGGCCGGGCCTGGCGGGAGGAGAGCGGTGACGCCGGGCTGGGCACCTCGGGCAGCGGCGACGTGCGCTCCGGGCTGCTCGCGGGCCTGCTCTCCCGGGGCGCCGACCCGGCGCAGGCCGCCTGCTGGGCCGCGTTCGCGCACGCGGTGAGCGGGCAGCGGCTGGTCCCCCGGTACGGGCGGATCGGCTTCCTCGCCCGGGAACTGCTCGACGAGATCCCGTACACGATCGCCACGGTCTGA
- a CDS encoding S8 family peptidase, with protein sequence MNNLRRKTLGAASAVTLGAGLALIGVPAPVAAAGPETSYLVLAPQGNGTAKAAARVAAADGTVVAAYDKIGVLVARSSAPDFATRVAGAGVESVASTAGLGTALDEGETVEVPAADMVRAAGDPTAEPLYGQQWDMDMIRVPQAHAVTGGSPSVVVGVLDSGISSSHPDLATQIAKDKSTSCIGGVTDTAEPAWNPTTSDHGTHVAGTIAAAVNGVGVTGVAPGVKVAAVKVVNDDGYIFPEAAVCGFMWAAEHGFKLTNNSYYIDPWQLNCRNDARQRPVWQAVQRALRYSQSQGVLHVASAGNANFDLAHKITDTGSPNNGTPEERQNLTNACLVLPAEAPGVVTVAAVGPTGDKSYYSSYGQGVIDVTAPGGDTRFRTRGAASTSTDGILSTTFNTATRTNGWGYKQGTSMSGPHAAGVAALALSAHPGMTPGQLSSFLERTAVAKSCPAGVYNPVPLIPAGPNAYDATCSGGKRNGFYGAGVVDAYNAVK encoded by the coding sequence GTGAACAATCTCCGTCGCAAGACACTCGGCGCCGCGTCCGCCGTGACGCTCGGCGCCGGTCTCGCCCTGATCGGCGTCCCGGCGCCGGTGGCGGCCGCCGGACCGGAGACGTCGTACCTGGTCCTCGCCCCGCAGGGCAACGGCACCGCCAAGGCCGCGGCGCGGGTGGCCGCCGCCGACGGCACTGTCGTCGCCGCGTACGACAAGATCGGCGTGCTCGTCGCGCGCTCGTCCGCCCCGGACTTCGCCACCCGGGTGGCCGGCGCCGGCGTCGAGTCGGTCGCCTCCACCGCCGGTCTGGGCACCGCCCTCGACGAGGGCGAGACGGTCGAGGTCCCGGCCGCCGACATGGTCCGCGCCGCGGGCGACCCGACCGCCGAGCCGCTGTACGGCCAGCAGTGGGACATGGACATGATCCGCGTCCCGCAGGCCCACGCGGTCACCGGCGGCAGCCCGTCCGTGGTGGTGGGCGTGCTGGACAGCGGCATCTCCAGCAGCCACCCGGACCTGGCGACCCAGATCGCCAAGGACAAGAGCACGTCCTGCATCGGCGGCGTCACCGACACCGCCGAGCCGGCGTGGAACCCGACCACCAGCGATCACGGCACCCACGTGGCGGGCACCATCGCCGCCGCGGTCAACGGCGTCGGCGTCACCGGTGTCGCCCCGGGCGTGAAGGTCGCCGCCGTGAAGGTGGTGAACGACGACGGCTACATCTTCCCGGAGGCCGCGGTCTGCGGGTTCATGTGGGCCGCCGAGCACGGCTTCAAGCTCACCAACAACAGCTACTACATCGACCCGTGGCAGCTGAACTGCCGCAACGACGCCCGCCAGCGTCCGGTGTGGCAGGCCGTGCAGCGGGCGCTGCGCTACTCGCAGTCGCAGGGCGTGCTGCACGTGGCGTCGGCCGGCAACGCGAACTTCGACCTGGCCCACAAGATCACCGACACCGGCAGCCCGAACAACGGCACGCCGGAGGAGCGCCAGAACCTCACCAACGCCTGCCTGGTCCTGCCGGCCGAGGCGCCCGGCGTGGTGACCGTCGCCGCCGTCGGCCCGACCGGTGACAAGAGCTACTACTCCTCGTACGGCCAGGGCGTCATCGACGTGACCGCGCCCGGTGGCGACACCCGGTTCCGGACCCGGGGCGCGGCCTCGACGTCCACCGACGGCATCCTGTCCACCACCTTCAACACCGCCACCCGCACCAACGGGTGGGGCTACAAGCAGGGCACCTCGATGTCCGGCCCGCACGCCGCCGGCGTCGCGGCGCTGGCACTGTCCGCGCACCCGGGCATGACGCCGGGCCAGCTCTCCTCGTTCCTGGAGCGCACGGCGGTGGCGAAGTCCTGCCCGGCGGGCGTGTACAACCCGGTGCCGCTGATCCCGGCGGGCCCGAACGCCTACGACGCGACCTGCTCCGGCGGGAAGCGCAACGGGTTCTACGGCGCCGGTGTCGTCGACGCGTACAACGCGGTGAAGTAG
- a CDS encoding hemerythrin domain-containing protein has product MSTDAIVLLKEDHKEIRRLFKAFQEAEEGPASKRGKIVKQILEALTVHTYLENEVMYPEVRKLVPDVEDDILESYEEHHVADVLCFELFTMDADDERFNAKTTVLIENVLHHVEEEEQEWFPKVREALGRNQLQEIGQRMLDLRPKAPKTPTAPKALKKSLDAIVA; this is encoded by the coding sequence GTGTCCACCGACGCGATCGTCCTGCTCAAGGAGGACCACAAGGAGATCCGCCGCCTGTTCAAGGCCTTCCAGGAGGCCGAGGAGGGACCGGCGAGCAAGCGCGGGAAGATCGTCAAGCAGATCCTCGAGGCTCTGACGGTGCACACCTACCTGGAGAACGAGGTGATGTACCCGGAGGTCCGCAAGCTGGTGCCCGACGTCGAGGACGACATCCTGGAGTCGTACGAGGAGCACCACGTCGCGGACGTGCTCTGCTTCGAGCTGTTCACCATGGACGCCGACGACGAGCGGTTCAACGCCAAGACGACGGTGCTGATCGAGAACGTGCTGCACCACGTCGAGGAGGAGGAGCAGGAGTGGTTCCCGAAGGTCCGCGAGGCGCTCGGCCGTAACCAGCTCCAGGAGATCGGCCAGCGCATGCTCGACCTGCGCCCGAAGGCCCCGAAGACGCCGACCGCCCCGAAGGCGCTGAAGAAGTCGCTGGACGCCATTGTCGCCTGA